Proteins encoded within one genomic window of Empedobacter falsenii:
- the trpA gene encoding tryptophan synthase subunit alpha produces the protein MNKLEQLFSQKNKNLITIYTTAGYPNLSDTPVILKELDQNNVDIIEVGIPYSDPLADGPTIQATSEKALANGMTLDILFEQLKSVQNEISAPIVLMGYYNQVMTFGLEKFLQNCQESGVSGLILPDMPYEIYLAQHKELFDKYDQKVTFLITPLTTEKRIKEINDATSGFVYIVSSSATTGATQSNYNEDFLSNVKNLGLTKPHQIGFGISTKADVEKAWNYANGAIVGSAFLRVLENSNGNLSEAIKKFLSQLK, from the coding sequence AAATTAGAGCAATTATTTAGTCAAAAAAATAAAAACCTCATTACAATATACACAACAGCTGGGTATCCGAATTTATCGGATACCCCTGTTATTTTAAAAGAATTAGATCAAAATAATGTTGACATTATCGAAGTCGGAATCCCATATTCTGATCCTTTGGCTGATGGTCCAACAATACAGGCTACAAGCGAAAAAGCGTTAGCAAACGGAATGACATTGGATATTTTGTTTGAGCAATTAAAATCGGTTCAAAATGAAATTTCTGCACCAATTGTTTTGATGGGTTATTATAACCAAGTGATGACATTTGGATTAGAAAAATTCTTACAAAATTGTCAAGAAAGTGGAGTTTCAGGCTTGATTTTACCTGATATGCCGTACGAAATTTACTTGGCGCAACACAAAGAATTATTTGATAAATACGATCAAAAAGTTACTTTTCTAATTACACCTTTAACAACAGAAAAACGCATTAAAGAGATTAATGATGCAACTTCTGGATTTGTTTATATCGTTTCGAGTTCAGCTACAACTGGCGCAACACAATCTAATTATAACGAAGATTTTTTGTCAAATGTTAAAAATTTAGGTTTGACAAAACCACATCAAATTGGATTTGGAATTTCGACAAAAGCTGATGTAGAAAAAGCATGGAATTACGCAAATGGAGCAATTGTCGGAAGTGCTTTTTTACGTGTTTTAGAAAATTCGAACGGAAATCTTTCAGAAGCCATAAAAAAATTTCTATCTCAATTGAAATAA
- a CDS encoding glycoside hydrolase family 20 protein, translated as MKQLSFFSLLATLAVSNFVSAQNSFIPQPQQLELKKGTLVLGNKITINPDPNFPEIDYLMKQFKSITGKNLTKTTSNNFDNTINIIYLAAPENSNEEYYELDINQNGISIAAPTNRGIFHGIQTLLQLIEEHKSDLKLPYLKIKDEPKFAYRGMHLDVCRHFFTVDEVKNYLDYLAAYKYNKFHWHLTDDQGWRIEIKKYPKLTEVGAWRNGSQVGAYSDMKFDDKKYGGFYTQEQIKEVVAYAAKLHIDVIPEIEMPGHAQAALAAYPNLGCTDEKLEVWKTWGVSEDIFCPKEETFQFLQDVMDEVIPLFPYEYVHIGGDEAPKKRWKESAFVQDLMKKLNIKDELHMQSYFITRMEKYINSKGKQIIGWDEILEGGLAPNATVMSWTGIEGGIHAAKTKHKAIMTPTSTNYFDYYQGNPETEPLSIGGNLRLQKVYAYNPIPKELTEEEAKYIWGTQGNLWTEYILDFPHVQHMIFPRMMALSEVAWGTSKPDEYKNFENRVIRHFAILDEKGIKHSTAIYEVDGKASVDQNGKIKYELSSANEPSRIRFTTDGSEPTINSNVYQKPLEITKSQTVKSAYFEDGKKVSATTSQDFVITKSTAKKITLEHQPAEAYSVGGTSTLVDGIKGSLKNHGKSWLGFSGKDVIATIDFKTKMEFSTIQFSTLDRKGSWIYLPKSVKALISDNGKDFKEIKTISSPEIEKSNGIMKINLQKQQAKYLKLVIENLGIIPNGQAGAGNKAWLFIDEISVE; from the coding sequence ATGAAACAACTTTCATTTTTTTCTCTATTAGCCACACTTGCGGTTTCCAATTTTGTTTCTGCTCAAAATAGTTTCATTCCTCAACCTCAACAATTAGAATTGAAGAAAGGAACTTTAGTTTTAGGAAATAAAATTACGATTAATCCAGATCCAAATTTTCCTGAAATAGATTATTTAATGAAACAATTCAAATCAATTACTGGTAAAAATCTAACGAAAACTACTTCTAACAATTTCGATAATACAATTAATATAATTTATTTGGCTGCTCCAGAAAATAGTAACGAAGAATATTATGAATTAGATATTAATCAAAATGGAATTTCGATTGCTGCGCCCACAAATCGAGGGATTTTTCATGGAATACAAACACTTTTACAATTAATAGAAGAACATAAATCGGATCTCAAATTACCATATCTCAAAATAAAAGACGAACCAAAATTTGCGTATCGCGGAATGCATTTAGATGTTTGTCGTCATTTTTTTACGGTAGATGAGGTTAAGAATTATTTGGATTATTTGGCGGCTTACAAATACAATAAATTTCATTGGCATTTGACTGATGATCAAGGTTGGCGAATTGAAATTAAAAAATATCCGAAGTTAACAGAAGTTGGCGCATGGCGAAATGGATCGCAGGTTGGTGCGTATTCGGATATGAAATTTGATGATAAAAAATATGGTGGATTTTACACGCAAGAGCAGATAAAAGAGGTGGTTGCGTATGCGGCGAAATTGCATATAGATGTTATTCCAGAAATCGAAATGCCAGGTCATGCGCAGGCTGCGTTAGCGGCTTATCCTAATTTAGGTTGTACAGATGAGAAGTTAGAAGTATGGAAAACGTGGGGAGTTTCGGAAGATATTTTTTGTCCAAAAGAAGAAACGTTTCAGTTTTTGCAAGATGTCATGGATGAGGTAATTCCGCTTTTTCCGTATGAATATGTACATATTGGAGGTGATGAGGCGCCAAAGAAACGTTGGAAAGAAAGTGCGTTTGTACAAGATTTGATGAAAAAATTGAACATCAAAGATGAGTTGCATATGCAAAGTTATTTCATCACGCGAATGGAGAAATACATCAATAGTAAAGGGAAGCAAATTATTGGTTGGGATGAAATCCTTGAAGGAGGTTTAGCACCAAATGCAACGGTGATGAGTTGGACAGGAATTGAAGGGGGAATTCATGCTGCGAAAACAAAACATAAGGCAATTATGACGCCAACTTCTACCAATTATTTTGATTATTATCAAGGAAATCCCGAAACCGAACCTTTGTCTATTGGTGGAAATTTACGCTTGCAAAAAGTGTATGCCTATAATCCTATTCCGAAAGAATTGACTGAAGAAGAAGCAAAGTATATTTGGGGAACGCAAGGAAATTTATGGACAGAATATATTTTAGATTTTCCGCATGTTCAACATATGATTTTTCCACGTATGATGGCACTTTCAGAAGTTGCTTGGGGAACTTCAAAACCTGATGAATACAAGAATTTTGAGAATCGTGTAATTCGTCATTTTGCGATTTTAGATGAAAAAGGAATCAAACATAGTACGGCGATTTATGAGGTGGATGGAAAAGCTTCTGTTGACCAAAATGGAAAAATAAAATATGAGTTGAGTTCGGCGAATGAACCTTCACGAATTCGTTTTACAACAGATGGTTCAGAGCCAACTATTAATTCGAATGTGTATCAAAAACCGTTAGAAATTACGAAATCTCAAACCGTAAAATCGGCTTATTTTGAAGATGGAAAAAAAGTAAGCGCAACAACTTCTCAGGACTTTGTTATTACGAAATCAACAGCCAAAAAAATCACATTAGAGCATCAACCTGCTGAGGCATATTCGGTTGGTGGAACGTCTACTTTGGTGGATGGAATAAAAGGAAGTCTTAAAAATCATGGTAAATCGTGGTTAGGTTTTTCTGGAAAAGATGTGATTGCAACAATAGATTTCAAAACTAAAATGGAGTTTTCTACTATTCAATTTTCCACCTTAGACCGTAAAGGAAGTTGGATTTATCTTCCGAAATCTGTTAAAGCGCTGATTTCGGATAATGGAAAAGATTTTAAAGAAATTAAAACTATTTCATCTCCTGAAATCGAAAAATCAAATGGAATAATGAAGATTAATTTACAAAAACAACAAGCGAAATATCTTAAGCTTGTGATTGAAAATTTAGGAATAATTCCAAATGGACAAGCTGGTGCAGGAAATAAGGCATGGTTATTTATTGATGAAATTTCGGTTGAATAA